A genomic stretch from Neodiprion fabricii isolate iyNeoFabr1 chromosome 3, iyNeoFabr1.1, whole genome shotgun sequence includes:
- the LOC124177596 gene encoding leucine-rich PPR motif-containing protein, mitochondrial isoform X3 produces the protein MGKLEKFSDMTSAAEILSIMRTAGSEPSADTYKELLCGYAKHGDMESITRTISECRSNNIDLLDADFLDVINSLACGGHTQHVEAILSIMPKEVGYLHDALNHILKLVHSGQAEAAMQVLRSIPNVDKGQVGSPLLKNLVKADLPAVQLIDMCNEIANKGINSRALYIGLESKLLQGDVEGSLAFLNTLRDSGEEIRPHYFWPLFIALKFSNKDILNLVETIQQEFSLVITPDTLRDYIIPCMSGTPDEIFSELILTGAASGTIAYAIVYHLIVDMRLKEAADFFILHVPGTKHEFSYNVQSLCRPLVKALKETGDTESFVTILGNMCERTMKTMEDDDKKKMVCNDVIELYLSEIALLIKKDKSNLQAQIYSELSKAGLDIGNTGGFPLSQRLASQMSPKMNSFMSRNKSGNYNIRSEIQNLEQEIYTSSKNAEASSAKKQRLLLLYSRSGDIANLEKLVEELKEDGIQFTESMYKTLVNAYCNVEMLDKAEQYISALNASYPTYVLDANTTIKYISLLVKANRINDAVQYVKNMPNIDAKKDSGPKKIWWKILKSVAELGNVEAVNSIFNALVQKEYIGLTAPYLGMLIKVHVCRDDLKEALKMFEKICETYRVTPYKSELAKKFILAEDATSLQRMTDLSTQIHGEPNSLYDLALNFIECDCLRQAKRILEIPALFPNIRKLKLHSERCREYGATSSLEKLISVLKDIPHLKAVPEFYDDLICCYNNENAWEEAFKFWQEMIEQEIEPSDRFLAILADLLKRNNQPVPFEVPVLQNFEKFPTTQNAKRQSVNSISDESTHSNSEMNTTTNNRPKRMTGVKESSELIQSLLDQGKLDEAVQITYGMIEGNKYPLSRVFYSLMKAMIETGNEHLLKQIEEKMSRSMKVRVRFQNNLCRAYAELGKLDKLLDSLEASAETIVQSAGERSSHRYPQVLAKYVLKDNSQLLERYINLTGKYAAHGFVDPVEMLWVELFTNGQPEAHRIWSQYLSNKPDLPFTLVAKNIEAMKNSTILEKIVKISDKNPHISQNIKGLMYASLISAYCREHKYQESIAVLQKAMETIPLEFIEPTVLNNLDSHVKAQGLNLPAGVSESIAEAVKNAAEKQPTT, from the exons ATGGGAAAGCTTGAAAAATTCAG CGATATGACAAGTGCAgctgaaattttatcaataatgAGGACCGCTGGCTCGGAACCTTCAGCCGATACATACAAAGAACTTCTTTGCGGCTATGCAAAACATGGCGATATGGAATCTATCACCCGTACAATTTCAGAGTGCCGGTCAAACAATATAGATCTGTTAGACGCAGATTTTCTGGATGTCATTAATTCCTTAGCCTGCGGTGGACATACTCAACATGTTGAGGCA ATACTTTCTATAATGCCTAAGGAAGTTGGCTACCTCCACGATGCTTTGaatcatattttgaaattagtTCATTCTGGACAAGCAGAAGCTGCTATGCAGGTGTTACGATCTATACCAAACGTTGACAAAGGCCAAGTTGGTAGTCCACTGCTAAAAAATCTTGTTAAAGCTGACTTG cCTGCTGTACAACTCATCGATATGTGCAATGAAATTGCAAACAAGGGTATTAATTCTCGAGCTCTCTACATAGGTTTGGAATCTAAACTATTACAAGGAGATGTTGAGGGGAGCTTAGCATTTCTAAATACATTACGCGATTCTGGTGAAGAAATAAGGCCACATTACTTTTGGCCATTGTTTATTGCACTGAAGTTTTCAAATAAAG ATATTCTCAACCTTGTGGAAACCATTCAACAGGAGTTTTCATTGGTCATCACACCAGATACCTTACgtgattatattataccttgtATGAGTGGTACACCCGACGAAATTTTTAGCGAATTAATTCTGACTGGTGCAGCATCAGGGACTATCGCATATGCAATTGTCTACCATTTGATCGTCGATATGAGGCTGAAAGAAGCAGCTGATTTCT TCATTTTACATGTTCCAGGTACAAAGCACGAATTTTCTTATAATGTACAGTCACTTTGTAGACCACTTGTGAAAGCTTTAAAAGAAACAGGAGACACTGAGTCATTTGTTACAATACTTGGTAACATGTGTGAACGCACAATGAAAACAATGGAGgacgatgataaaaaaaagatggttTGCAATGACGTAATCGAGCTTTATCTTTCTGAGATCgcattgttaataaaaaaggATAAATCTAACTTACAAGCTCAA ATTTACAGCGAGCTTTCGAAAGCAGGTTTGGATATTGGTAATACTGGTGGATTCCCTCTTTCCCAAAGATTAGCTTCACAAATGTCACCAAAAATGAATAGTTTCATGTCACGAAACAAATCCGGAAATTATAACATTCGTTCG GAAATTCAGAATCTAGAGCAAGAAATATACACATCTTCGAAGAATGCTGAAGCAAGTTCTGCCAAAAAACAGCGTCTACTACTTTTATACAGTCGCAGCGGAGATATAGCAAATCTTGAGAAATTGGTGGAG GAATTAAAAGAAGATGGTATTCAGTTTACTGAAAGTATGTACAAGACACTGGTGAATGCTTACTGCAATGTAGAAATGCTGGATAAAGCTGAACAGTATATCTCAGCTCTTAACGCTTCATATCCAACATATGTCCTGGATGCAAATACGACCATAAAGTACATCAGTCTTCTTGTGAAAGCTAATCGTATCAATG ACGCAGTACAGTATGTGAAGAACATGCCAAATATTGATGCCAAAAAAGATagtgggccaaaaaaaatttggtggAAAATACTGAAGAGTGTAGCAGAATTGGGGAATGTTGAAGCTgttaattcaatatttaatgCCCTTGTACAAAAAGAGTATATAGGACTCACTGCTCCATATCTGGGAATGCTAATCAAGGTGCACGTTTGCAG AGATGACCTGAAAGAAGCtctaaaaatgtttgaaaaaatatgtgaaacaTACCGAGTTACTCCTTATAAGTCTGAATTAgctaaaaaattcatattagCTGAGGATGCGACTTCTTTGCAACGAATGACTGATCTCAGTACACAAATTCATGGTGAACCTAATTCTCTGTATGATCTTGCTCTGAACTTTATAGAATGTGATTGTCTCCGTCAAGCAAAAAGGATTTTGGAG ATTCCCGCCTTGTTTCCAAACATTCGAAAACTAAAACTTCACTCTGAAAGATGCAGAGAATATGGAGCGACAAGTTCTCTAGAAAAACTTATTTCGGTACTAAAAGACATACCACACTTAAAAGCAGTACCGGAATTTTATGATGACTTGATATGCTGTTACA ACAATGAAAATGCCTGGGAAGAAGCCTTCAAATTTTGGCAAGAAATGATAGAACAAGAAATTGAACCCTCTGATAGATTTCTTGCTATTCTGGCTGATCTTTTGAAGAGAAACAATCAACCTGTTCCATTTGAAGTACCGGtgttacaaaatttcgaaaaatttcccacAACGCAAAACGCAAAACGACAGTCTGTAAATAGTATCAGTGATGAAAGTACACATTCTAATTCAGAAATGAATACAAC GACCAATAATCGACCAAAGAGGATGACAGGCGTCAAAGAAAGTTCTGAATTGATACAGTCATTGCTAGACCAAGGAAAGCTAGATGAAGCTGTTCAGATAACCTATGGTATGATAGAAGGAAATAAATATCCTCTTTCTAGAGTTTTCTATAGTTTGATGAAGGCTATGATTGAAACTGGAAATGAACATTTGCTGAAACAAATTGAGGAAAAGATGTCCAGa AGTATGAAGGTGAGGGTGagatttcaaaacaatttATGCAGAGCATATGCAGAATTAGGGAAATTGGACAAACTTTTGGATTCGTTGGAGGCAAGTGCAGAAACAATTGTTCAAAGTGCTGGTGAGCGGTCTTCACACAGATATCCACAAGTCCTGGCAAAATATGTACTAAAGGATAATTCTCAACTGCTGGAAAGAT ATATAAACCTTACTGGAAAATACGCGGCACATGGATTTGTTGACCCAGTAGAAATGTTGTGGGTAGAATTGTTTACAAATGGACAACCGGAAGCACATAGAATATGGTCTCAGTATTTATCTAACAAGCCAGATTTACCGTTCACTTTAGTTGCTAAAAATATCGAGGCCatgaaaaattcgacaatTCTTGAAAAGATAGTAAAGATATCAGATAAAAATCCTCATATCAGTCAGAATATAAAGGGATTGATGTATGCTTCATTAATTTCGGCATATT GTAGAGAACATAAATATCAGGAATCTATAGCTGTGTTGCAAAAAGCAATGGAAACGATACCTCTAGAATTCATAGAACCAACTGTACTAAATAATTTAGACTCTCATGTAAAAGCTCAAGGCTTGAACCTTCCAGCTGGTGTATCTGAGAGTATTGCTGAG GCAGTAAAAAACGCAGCTGAGAAACAACCGACGACATGA
- the LOC124177596 gene encoding leucine-rich PPR motif-containing protein, mitochondrial isoform X4 gives MATILRSSKYFRNFAELTTKLSFSHVKYNACVTLLSQRHCIAPSTLVKSLATQVAVKQVEGDSALELSLRKAEADVRKYGQIRGTKLDQIFKIFQSSKSVSSTQALMLLRCCGNLVASELPEHKSEIANRIWESLKNSGTELEVSHFNALLRVYIENEYAFSPAEVLAEMDKAGIEPNKLTYQRLITRYCQQGDIEGASTILEFMKEKNLSVNENIFTALIRGHSEAGDMTSAAEILSIMRTAGSEPSADTYKELLCGYAKHGDMESITRTISECRSNNIDLLDADFLDVINSLACGGHTQHVEAILSIMPKEVGYLHDALNHILKLVHSGQAEAAMQVLRSIPNVDKGQVGSPLLKNLVKADLPAVQLIDMCNEIANKGINSRALYIGLESKLLQGDVEGSLAFLNTLRDSGEEIRPHYFWPLFIALKFSNKDILNLVETIQQEFSLVITPDTLRDYIIPCMSGTPDEIFSELILTGAASGTIAYAIVYHLIVDMRLKEAADFFILHVPGTKHEFSYNVQSLCRPLVKALKETGDTESFVTILGNMCERTMKTMEDDDKKKMVCNDVIELYLSEIALLIKKDKSNLQAQIYSELSKAGLDIGNTGGFPLSQRLASQMSPKMNSFMSRNKSGNYNIRSEIQNLEQEIYTSSKNAEASSAKKQRLLLLYSRSGDIANLEKLVEELKEDGIQFTESMYKTLVNAYCNVEMLDKAEQYISALNASYPTYVLDANTTIKYISLLVKANRINDAVQYVKNMPNIDAKKDSGPKKIWWKILKSVAELGNVEAVNSIFNALVQKEYIGLTAPYLGMLIKVHVCRDDLKEALKMFEKICETYRVTPYKSELAKKFILAEDATSLQRMTDLSTQIHGEPNSLYDLALNFIECDCLRQAKRILEIPALFPNIRKLKLHSERCREYGATSSLEKLISVLKDIPHLKAVPEFYDDLICCYNNENAWEEAFKFWQEMIEQEIEPSDRFLAILADLLKRNNQPVPFEVPVLQNFEKFPTTQNAKRQSVNSISDESTHSNSEMNTTTNNRPKRMTGVKESSELIQSLLDQGKLDEAVQITYGMIEGNKYPLSRVFYSLMKAMIETGNEHLLKQIEEKMSRQE, from the exons atggcAACTATATTACGATCATCAAAGTACTTCCGCAACTTTGCCGAACTTACGACAAAGCTTAGTTTCTCTCACGTGAAATATAATGCCTGTGTTACTCTTCTTTCTCAAAGGCACTGCATTGCACCTTCAACATTAGTCAA GTCTCTGGCTACCCAAGTGGCTGTCAAACAAGTGGAAGGTGACTCTGCTCTTGAATTGTCCCTGCGAAAAGCTGAAGCTGATGTCAGGAAGTACGGACAGATACGTGGGACCAAATTGGATCAAAtctttaaaatatttcaatcttcGA AATCTGTTAGTAGTACCCAAGCCCTTATGCTCTTACGATGTTGCGGAAACTTGGTGGCTAGTGAATTACCAGAACACAAATCTGAAATTGCTAATCGAATATGGGAAAGCTTGAAAAATTCAG gGACTGAATTGGAAGTATCTCACTTTAATGCCCTGCTGCGTGTATACATTGAAAACGAGTATGCATTTTCACCTGCTGAAGTTTTGGCTGAAATGGATAAAGCAGGCATCGAACCTAATAAGCTTACGTACCAAAGATTAATTACTCGTTATTGTCAGCAAGGGGATATCGAAGGAGCAAGTACAATATTAGAgtttatgaaagaaaaaaatttgtccgtAAATGAGAACATATTCACTGCGTTAATCAGGGGGCATTCTGAAGCAGG CGATATGACAAGTGCAgctgaaattttatcaataatgAGGACCGCTGGCTCGGAACCTTCAGCCGATACATACAAAGAACTTCTTTGCGGCTATGCAAAACATGGCGATATGGAATCTATCACCCGTACAATTTCAGAGTGCCGGTCAAACAATATAGATCTGTTAGACGCAGATTTTCTGGATGTCATTAATTCCTTAGCCTGCGGTGGACATACTCAACATGTTGAGGCA ATACTTTCTATAATGCCTAAGGAAGTTGGCTACCTCCACGATGCTTTGaatcatattttgaaattagtTCATTCTGGACAAGCAGAAGCTGCTATGCAGGTGTTACGATCTATACCAAACGTTGACAAAGGCCAAGTTGGTAGTCCACTGCTAAAAAATCTTGTTAAAGCTGACTTG cCTGCTGTACAACTCATCGATATGTGCAATGAAATTGCAAACAAGGGTATTAATTCTCGAGCTCTCTACATAGGTTTGGAATCTAAACTATTACAAGGAGATGTTGAGGGGAGCTTAGCATTTCTAAATACATTACGCGATTCTGGTGAAGAAATAAGGCCACATTACTTTTGGCCATTGTTTATTGCACTGAAGTTTTCAAATAAAG ATATTCTCAACCTTGTGGAAACCATTCAACAGGAGTTTTCATTGGTCATCACACCAGATACCTTACgtgattatattataccttgtATGAGTGGTACACCCGACGAAATTTTTAGCGAATTAATTCTGACTGGTGCAGCATCAGGGACTATCGCATATGCAATTGTCTACCATTTGATCGTCGATATGAGGCTGAAAGAAGCAGCTGATTTCT TCATTTTACATGTTCCAGGTACAAAGCACGAATTTTCTTATAATGTACAGTCACTTTGTAGACCACTTGTGAAAGCTTTAAAAGAAACAGGAGACACTGAGTCATTTGTTACAATACTTGGTAACATGTGTGAACGCACAATGAAAACAATGGAGgacgatgataaaaaaaagatggttTGCAATGACGTAATCGAGCTTTATCTTTCTGAGATCgcattgttaataaaaaaggATAAATCTAACTTACAAGCTCAA ATTTACAGCGAGCTTTCGAAAGCAGGTTTGGATATTGGTAATACTGGTGGATTCCCTCTTTCCCAAAGATTAGCTTCACAAATGTCACCAAAAATGAATAGTTTCATGTCACGAAACAAATCCGGAAATTATAACATTCGTTCG GAAATTCAGAATCTAGAGCAAGAAATATACACATCTTCGAAGAATGCTGAAGCAAGTTCTGCCAAAAAACAGCGTCTACTACTTTTATACAGTCGCAGCGGAGATATAGCAAATCTTGAGAAATTGGTGGAG GAATTAAAAGAAGATGGTATTCAGTTTACTGAAAGTATGTACAAGACACTGGTGAATGCTTACTGCAATGTAGAAATGCTGGATAAAGCTGAACAGTATATCTCAGCTCTTAACGCTTCATATCCAACATATGTCCTGGATGCAAATACGACCATAAAGTACATCAGTCTTCTTGTGAAAGCTAATCGTATCAATG ACGCAGTACAGTATGTGAAGAACATGCCAAATATTGATGCCAAAAAAGATagtgggccaaaaaaaatttggtggAAAATACTGAAGAGTGTAGCAGAATTGGGGAATGTTGAAGCTgttaattcaatatttaatgCCCTTGTACAAAAAGAGTATATAGGACTCACTGCTCCATATCTGGGAATGCTAATCAAGGTGCACGTTTGCAG AGATGACCTGAAAGAAGCtctaaaaatgtttgaaaaaatatgtgaaacaTACCGAGTTACTCCTTATAAGTCTGAATTAgctaaaaaattcatattagCTGAGGATGCGACTTCTTTGCAACGAATGACTGATCTCAGTACACAAATTCATGGTGAACCTAATTCTCTGTATGATCTTGCTCTGAACTTTATAGAATGTGATTGTCTCCGTCAAGCAAAAAGGATTTTGGAG ATTCCCGCCTTGTTTCCAAACATTCGAAAACTAAAACTTCACTCTGAAAGATGCAGAGAATATGGAGCGACAAGTTCTCTAGAAAAACTTATTTCGGTACTAAAAGACATACCACACTTAAAAGCAGTACCGGAATTTTATGATGACTTGATATGCTGTTACA ACAATGAAAATGCCTGGGAAGAAGCCTTCAAATTTTGGCAAGAAATGATAGAACAAGAAATTGAACCCTCTGATAGATTTCTTGCTATTCTGGCTGATCTTTTGAAGAGAAACAATCAACCTGTTCCATTTGAAGTACCGGtgttacaaaatttcgaaaaatttcccacAACGCAAAACGCAAAACGACAGTCTGTAAATAGTATCAGTGATGAAAGTACACATTCTAATTCAGAAATGAATACAAC GACCAATAATCGACCAAAGAGGATGACAGGCGTCAAAGAAAGTTCTGAATTGATACAGTCATTGCTAGACCAAGGAAAGCTAGATGAAGCTGTTCAGATAACCTATGGTATGATAGAAGGAAATAAATATCCTCTTTCTAGAGTTTTCTATAGTTTGATGAAGGCTATGATTGAAACTGGAAATGAACATTTGCTGAAACAAATTGAGGAAAAGATGTCCAGa CAAGAATGA